TGCCGCAAAAAGTCACACTTGATGACATTTTCCGGGGTACGGAAGATTAATGGCATCTGCGTCTGCCCAAAACTTCAACCGGCACGTGGCATGGACCAGTGATGAGCCGCTTGGACTTGAGGTCGATTTTGCGGAAGGGGCTTACATCTATCTCAAAGATGGCCGGCGGATCATAGACTTGATTAGTGGCATTGCCGTATCATCCCTGGGTCACCGTCACCCTGAAGTTGTTGCCGCCATTCACAAACAGGTTGACCGCCATCTGCACGTCATGGTTTATGGCGAATTTGTTCAAAATGCGCAGGCTGACTTTGCGGCACTTTTGGCTGCCCAGTTACCGCCGGCCCTGCAAGTTGCCTACTTCACCATGTCGGGTACAGAAGCCAATGAAGGGGCGCTAAAACTGGCAAAGAAGTACACGGGCCGCACAAAAATGGTGGCATTTGAGCGCTCGTACCATGGCGATACACACGGCTCACTCTCTGTCACGGGCCGGCAAGTCTACCAAGACCCTTTTCGCCCGTTGCTCCCAGACGTGACCTTCCTCCCCTTCAACGAAATTGAGGCCCTTGAGGCCATCAACACCGACACAGCATGCGTTATCACGGAACCGATCCAGGGAGAAGGTGGCATTCGGGTACCCGACGATGCATGGATGCAGGCCCTCCGCCAACGGTGTACGGATACAGGGGCCTTGCTGATCTTTGATGAAATACAGACCGGATTTGGACGTACGGGCTCTCTGTTTGCCTTCGAGGGATTTGGCGTTGTCCCGGATATTCTAACGCTTGCAAAAGCAATGGCCGGCGGCATGCCATTGGGTACCTTTGTATCAAGCCCCGAAATTATGCAGGCTTTTCGCAACAACCCGCCACTTAGCCATGTGACAACATTTGGCGGCCATCCCGTATCTTGCGCTGCTGCAGAAGCTAACCTGAAGGTTTTGCTCAATCAGAACCTCGCTGTACGCGCACAGAAAATAGGGCAGCATATACGCAACAAACTGGTTCATAGGCAGATTAAAGAGGTACGTGGGCGTGGAGCCATGCTGGGCATGGATCTGATTAACGCTGAAGTAACTGCAGCCATGGTAACGTACTGCCTCGAAAAAGGCGTATTGCTTGGCTGGACCCTCCATGCTAATTCACTGGTCAGGATTGCACCACCACTTACAATCCCGTTTGATGTCCTCGATGAAGCATTGACCATTATATGTGATGCCCTCGACCAAACCACCTGACGGTTTTATCCCAGTTGTTGCTTGCAAATAGTAGTTTATTGTTGATCAATCTTTTTGGAACCATGGATCTACTCAGACAGCATTTTCTCAAATCCCTTGCATTGGGGCTCACCATGCTGTTTTTCGCCGGCTGCGCCTCTTCAGGCAAGCTTCTTGAAAAAGCCACCGAAGCTGAAGAACAAGGCCGGTACAAACAAGCCGCAGCGTATTACATTGGTGTGCTGGAAAAAGAATCAGACTGGGATGACCTGCGCGATGACCTCATGCGCGTAGGTACCATCGCCGTTGACAACCTGCTGGAAAAAGCAAATCAGCTGGAAGAAACAGGTGAATTTGACGACGCCATCACCAGCCTGAATGAATTGGATGATTTGAAAGCGGATGCTATGGGTGTAGGCGTCAGCCTCTCGGTACCTGCTGACTACGAAGAATACAAAGAACGCCTAAGCGAAGCCGCCATTCTCTCGCTGATCCGCAAAGGAGAGCGCGCTGAAGAAGAAGGTGAATGGGAAGATGCCATTGAGATTTACGAACTGGTCACCAAGAAATACACGCTGAGCGTTGATCAGGACGAAGAAATGTTGCTCTCGCAGGCCCGCGTATTTGGTAAATGGGCTGAGCAAGATATTGAACAGGGGCGGTATCGCCGCGGCTTCGACCGGGCAGCGGAAGCGATTGGTGTACTGGGTGAAGACCACCCGCGCGCCGGCGCTGCGTTCGACCTCCAGGATCGCGCCATTGATGAAGGCACCCGTTTTGTCGCCTTCCTCCCCATCTGGCAAACTGATGATGTAAACGATGCTGCACCAGGCGGGCTCATCGAAGAAATTGATGACCTCCTGCAGTATGACTACTGGGCCAACCCGCCACTTTTCATTGAACCGGCAGACCCAACCCAGCTTCGTCGCGAATTGCGCCGGCTCCGCTATGACGACCGCCTTATCACCCGCTCAGAGGCATCCAACATTGGCAACGTTGTTGAAGCAGACTACGTGGTACTCACCCAGGCTGTGCTTTTCAACTTTGAAGAGCGCAAAATGCGTGAGAAGACCAAAAAGACAAAAACCAACGGCCGCAATAGCCAGGACACCACGTACATAGAGCAGAGTTTCACCGGCCAGCTTGAAGCCGAAATCGAGTACCGCATTATCAATGTAGAAACGCGCAGGGAAGTTGCTGACGGCAGCGTAACCGCATCTTCTTCATCAAAAATGAAGCGCGGTGTATACACGGGCGACTATCGTGACCTGGACCTCTCTCGTAGTGAGCGCAAGCTTTTCGACGACGAAGAAATTGACCTTGCCCTCAGAGAACTGGAAGACGATGTTATTGATGACATCACCCCGGCCCTGGCAGATGAGGTATTCAAAGAAATACTTGAACGGATAGAGTAACGAGATGGGTTGGCTTAAAGATGCGGTCATAGACATTGCGGTTACAGTACTGATTGTGCTTGTAACCGTCAATGCTTTGCCTGAATGGGCAGACTGGATTATCCTGATATACACACCTTTCATTCTGGTGCTAAAGGCCATTACTTTCTTTGGGGGTATTCAGATGAAGAAACCCAAAGGAGCAGACGCCCCGCCTGTTTGGTTCTTTCATGCACTTTATGCAATCAATGTAGCAGCACTGCTCTATAGCCAATGGTGGCTTGTTGGTGGTCAATGGGTATTGATATGGCTGCTTTCCTTTCTCATCGAAAAGCCGGCTACTAACTAGACAGGCTTCACAAGCAGCACATGGTAACCAACTATTTCACGCTGAAGGCACTTGCTGAATCCTGGTCAGCGGAAATGACCGGTTGTATTGTAGGTGATGTTTATTCCCAATCACGCGACGAACTCACCATCGCGCTGGCATCCAAATCTGACACCTGGATGCTGCGCGCCTCAACCCACCCATCGCTGCAATTTATTTTCAGGAGTGCCGGGTACAACAAAGCGCGACGGAATGTAGCTGCACTCTTTCCTGGTGTGCTCGACAAATCCATCCAGCACATCAGCCTCGCTGAACGCGACCGCGTTTTGTTTATCACCTTCGAGGACAACACCCGACTCCAGTTTACCCTCTTTGGTCCACGGGCCAATGTCTTACATGTCGGCCCGGATAACGTCATCCTGGACGCGTTCCAGCGCAAAGAGCAGTTGGTTGGTACAGCGGCACCCCCGACGCGACCAGCAGCTGTTGTAGATACTTTAGCGGCGCTTAAAGCACGTTGGCATATTGACAAGAAAACAACCACGCGCGCAGTTACTTCCGCATTTCCTTTTTTCAATGCAGACCTCGCACGAGAGGTTGTACACCAGGCCGGCCCCTTGCCGGCAAATCCCGCAGACGTCGATGCATCCGGTTTAGCCAGCATTTTTAAAGCT
The sequence above is a segment of the Bacteroidota bacterium genome. Coding sequences within it:
- a CDS encoding aspartate aminotransferase family protein, whose product is MASASAQNFNRHVAWTSDEPLGLEVDFAEGAYIYLKDGRRIIDLISGIAVSSLGHRHPEVVAAIHKQVDRHLHVMVYGEFVQNAQADFAALLAAQLPPALQVAYFTMSGTEANEGALKLAKKYTGRTKMVAFERSYHGDTHGSLSVTGRQVYQDPFRPLLPDVTFLPFNEIEALEAINTDTACVITEPIQGEGGIRVPDDAWMQALRQRCTDTGALLIFDEIQTGFGRTGSLFAFEGFGVVPDILTLAKAMAGGMPLGTFVSSPEIMQAFRNNPPLSHVTTFGGHPVSCAAAEANLKVLLNQNLAVRAQKIGQHIRNKLVHRQIKEVRGRGAMLGMDLINAEVTAAMVTYCLEKGVLLGWTLHANSLVRIAPPLTIPFDVLDEALTIICDALDQTT